In Natrinema sp. SYSU A 869, the following proteins share a genomic window:
- a CDS encoding phosphate ABC transporter ATP-binding protein, with translation MNLELEHASYGVDETEILTDVSLAVESGEIVTIIGPSGAGKTTLLRLAALFERPTDGVVRSDGTDPWSLSRDDRLEFRRRIGMVFQQASLFETSVARNVDIGQRVRRSWPQRVGDFLERLTARWIRASPTVDDRTLEALELVGLRDAWDRDAGSLSGGEAQRVSFARALAAEPDLLVLDEPTSDLDPRNTAILERATERARERDHGVLLATHDMHQAERISDRVAFLLEGELVEVGPPERIFDDPRDERTARFVNGDLLYDENELPA, from the coding sequence ATGAATCTCGAACTCGAGCACGCGTCCTACGGCGTCGACGAGACGGAGATCCTGACTGACGTCTCACTCGCGGTCGAGTCGGGCGAGATCGTGACGATCATCGGCCCCTCGGGGGCCGGCAAGACGACGCTGTTGCGGCTGGCCGCGCTGTTCGAGCGGCCGACCGACGGTGTCGTTCGCTCCGACGGAACGGATCCGTGGTCGCTGTCGCGGGACGATCGACTCGAGTTCCGTCGACGGATCGGCATGGTCTTTCAGCAAGCGAGCCTGTTCGAGACGTCGGTGGCGCGCAACGTCGATATCGGACAACGGGTTCGCCGGTCGTGGCCCCAGCGAGTGGGAGACTTCCTCGAGCGGCTCACGGCCCGCTGGATTCGCGCCTCGCCGACGGTCGACGACCGAACGCTCGAGGCCCTCGAACTCGTCGGCCTTCGGGACGCGTGGGACCGCGACGCGGGGTCGCTGTCTGGCGGCGAGGCCCAGCGCGTTTCCTTCGCCCGCGCGCTCGCCGCCGAACCGGACCTGCTGGTGCTCGACGAGCCCACTTCGGACCTCGATCCGCGGAACACGGCCATCCTTGAGCGGGCAACCGAGCGCGCTCGTGAGCGCGATCACGGCGTGTTGCTCGCGACTCACGACATGCACCAGGCCGAGCGAATCTCCGACCGGGTGGCCTTCCTGCTCGAGGGCGAACTGGTCGAGGTCGGTCCGCCGGAACGGATCTTCGACGATCCTCGCGACGAGCGAACTGCACGGTTCGTCAACGGAGACCTGTTGTACGATGAAAACGAACTTCCCGCCTGA
- a CDS encoding TOBE domain-containing protein, with product MEKEFDPYLRIDDVAVDRSDVEMLCAIDDCGSLSGAAEALERSYPRLQQRVVELEAAIGPLVERTRGGADGGGSSLTEAARDLLVRFDRLVAAYEGVARVDETVLSGPVVDRDGELATVETAVGEMLAVVPADVDTAAVTIRSDAVSVNVPSDTPPAEGTSVRNRFQGMVSWLESGDAVARVGIELEADSTVDGDDSIELMALVTRQSVDALGLEPGRAIVASVKAMAVHGVSMDDYNGGSATYSSSG from the coding sequence ATGGAGAAAGAGTTCGATCCCTACCTGCGCATCGACGACGTCGCCGTCGATCGCAGCGACGTCGAGATGCTGTGCGCGATTGACGACTGTGGCTCGCTGTCCGGTGCAGCAGAGGCTCTCGAGCGGTCCTACCCCCGCCTCCAGCAGCGCGTGGTCGAACTCGAGGCGGCGATCGGCCCGCTGGTCGAGCGCACCCGCGGCGGAGCCGACGGCGGCGGTAGTTCACTGACGGAAGCGGCCAGAGACCTGCTGGTGCGGTTCGACCGGTTGGTCGCGGCCTACGAGGGCGTCGCCCGCGTCGACGAGACGGTGCTGTCGGGGCCGGTGGTCGACCGCGACGGCGAACTCGCAACCGTCGAGACGGCGGTAGGTGAGATGCTGGCAGTCGTTCCCGCAGACGTCGACACCGCTGCCGTGACGATCCGCTCCGACGCGGTCAGCGTCAACGTGCCCAGCGACACCCCGCCGGCCGAGGGGACTAGTGTCCGGAACCGCTTTCAAGGAATGGTCTCCTGGCTCGAGTCCGGAGACGCTGTTGCTCGCGTCGGAATCGAACTCGAGGCCGACTCGACAGTCGACGGTGACGACTCCATCGAACTGATGGCGCTGGTCACACGACAGAGCGTCGATGCACTCGGTCTCGAGCCCGGCCGGGCGATCGTCGCGTCGGTGAAGGCGATGGCTGTGCACGGTGTTTCGATGGATGATTATAACGGAGGATCGGCAACCTATTCATCATCTGGATAG
- a CDS encoding PadR family transcriptional regulator, with amino-acid sequence MDDLTGFQRDLLYVIAGADRPSGQDVKEEIEEYYESEINHGRLYPNLDTLVNKELVEKGELDRRTNYYAISDAGEQAIQDRREWEDQYVEL; translated from the coding sequence ATGGATGACCTCACCGGCTTCCAACGAGACCTCCTGTACGTGATCGCAGGTGCCGACCGTCCATCCGGCCAAGATGTCAAGGAGGAGATAGAGGAGTACTATGAGAGCGAAATCAATCACGGCCGGCTGTACCCAAACCTCGACACGCTTGTCAACAAGGAGTTGGTCGAAAAGGGCGAACTCGATCGACGGACGAACTATTACGCGATCAGCGACGCAGGAGAGCAAGCGATCCAGGATAGACGAGAGTGGGAAGATCAGTACGTCGAGTTGTAG
- a CDS encoding HTH domain-containing protein — translation MSQKWEGNTEDNTRLLFIIMTKSSEQAETIRAQLYLRQRTSSEIIQQLRKTVTRVRRLEADRIANVEIKSWTTVNPALEELTDSGPSVSLTVKSFQAWADREGYTLRPAFTQRETTSLISSHPAVEIQVPIVCLAVYEDDELRCVAPCSDGDRIYSVEMCLAALEAGLTDPFAFQEHLEPIIEDTMENGDENGS, via the coding sequence TTGAGCCAGAAATGGGAGGGGAATACGGAAGATAATACCCGGCTCCTCTTCATAATAATGACAAAATCATCAGAACAGGCTGAAACAATACGAGCTCAACTGTATCTTCGCCAACGCACTTCTTCGGAAATCATACAGCAACTCAGAAAGACCGTCACTCGCGTGCGTCGGTTAGAGGCAGATAGGATTGCCAACGTGGAAATCAAAAGCTGGACAACTGTAAACCCTGCTCTCGAAGAACTCACCGATTCCGGGCCATCAGTTTCACTCACAGTCAAATCGTTTCAGGCATGGGCTGATCGCGAGGGATACACGCTTCGTCCAGCATTTACACAGCGTGAAACTACGTCCCTGATCAGTTCTCACCCAGCCGTGGAGATTCAGGTACCGATCGTCTGTCTGGCTGTATATGAGGATGACGAACTCCGTTGTGTTGCTCCATGCTCAGATGGTGATCGGATATATTCCGTTGAGATGTGTCTCGCCGCGCTCGAGGCTGGGCTTACTGACCCATTTGCGTTTCAGGAGCATCTCGAGCCGATAATCGAGGATACGATGGAAAACGGAGATGAGAACGGAAGCTGA
- a CDS encoding DEAD/DEAH box helicase family protein: MRVEFDDGTLLLRDAPDDVPYAEWDDRVDEYRTQAYRYRSLLEWAGTWADGNEQATLQDGFTHALEDTARAYPDLALTPALHIEPRDYQQAALDAWIDHERQGSVVLPTGSGKTFLGLQAIADAGVSTLVVTPTIDLMNQWHATLTNAFSDQLSEPVGVLGGGSHNVTPITVTTYDSAYRYINKYGDQFGLLIVDEEHHLPAPTYQQIPEMTIAPYRLGLTATYERPDGKHELLEDLIGPVVYQKDVDELAGEYLSKYETIHMSVELTADERETYDEEYQIYRDYVDSHEFDLWKERGHQEFLKRTSYDPKGRRALIAKQRAERLARTAQKKLETLDNLIKRHHDDRAIIFTANNDFAYEISQEFIIPCITHQTKTDERTEILERFRTGEYSMLATSQVLDEGIDVPAANVGIILSGSASKRQYAQRLGRILRPTDERQPARLYEIITADTMETYVSQQRRKGVTTNADG; this comes from the coding sequence ATGCGAGTCGAATTCGACGACGGGACGCTCCTGCTCCGTGATGCCCCCGACGATGTCCCCTATGCGGAGTGGGACGACCGCGTTGATGAGTACCGAACGCAAGCGTATCGATATCGATCTCTCCTCGAATGGGCGGGTACTTGGGCGGACGGAAACGAGCAGGCAACGCTTCAGGACGGCTTCACTCACGCTCTCGAAGACACCGCGCGAGCCTATCCCGATCTCGCCCTCACACCAGCTCTCCACATCGAACCGCGTGACTATCAACAGGCCGCTCTCGACGCGTGGATCGACCACGAACGACAAGGGAGCGTCGTGCTTCCCACGGGCAGCGGGAAGACGTTCCTCGGACTACAGGCTATCGCCGACGCCGGCGTCAGCACACTCGTCGTCACACCAACGATCGATCTGATGAACCAGTGGCACGCCACGCTCACCAATGCCTTTAGTGACCAACTATCTGAGCCGGTCGGCGTCCTCGGTGGCGGCAGCCACAACGTCACCCCGATCACGGTCACTACCTACGATAGCGCCTACCGTTACATCAACAAGTATGGTGATCAGTTCGGCCTACTCATCGTCGACGAGGAACACCATCTGCCAGCTCCGACCTACCAGCAGATTCCCGAGATGACCATCGCGCCGTATCGCCTTGGGCTGACTGCCACCTATGAACGGCCTGATGGCAAGCACGAACTCCTCGAGGATCTCATCGGCCCGGTTGTTTATCAGAAAGATGTCGACGAACTCGCTGGCGAGTACCTCAGCAAGTACGAAACCATCCACATGTCGGTCGAACTCACTGCTGACGAGCGCGAAACATACGACGAAGAGTACCAGATTTATCGCGACTACGTCGATAGCCACGAGTTTGATCTGTGGAAAGAGCGGGGTCACCAAGAGTTCCTCAAGCGAACATCCTATGATCCGAAGGGACGGCGGGCACTCATTGCCAAGCAGCGAGCCGAGCGACTCGCCCGGACGGCACAGAAGAAACTCGAGACGCTCGACAATCTGATCAAACGCCACCATGATGACCGCGCGATTATCTTCACTGCAAACAACGACTTCGCCTACGAGATTTCTCAGGAATTCATCATCCCCTGTATCACCCACCAGACGAAGACCGACGAGCGCACCGAGATTCTCGAACGGTTCCGTACCGGCGAGTACTCGATGCTGGCAACATCACAAGTTCTCGACGAGGGGATCGACGTTCCCGCTGCGAACGTTGGGATCATCCTTTCAGGGAGTGCCTCGAAACGACAGTATGCCCAACGGCTCGGGCGGATCCTCCGCCCGACAGATGAGCGCCAGCCCGCGCGACTCTACGAGATCATTACGGCAGACACGATGGAAACGTATGTTTCCCAGCAGCGTCGAAAAGGGGTGACAACAAATGCTGACGGCTGA
- a CDS encoding SWIM zinc finger family protein, producing the protein MTSRTVTIEGIFPEDSSSVIGTCWDIVSDPTKWFPIGWPEQGWIHRRSADPFIPGDEPVVDAFPRLQTQTPANSVDLETLRQITEPGRYDRGTRYYERGSVTDIEYIDDSLQATVQGSRPYDVRVTLSQGSYVSGQCSCPDDAAPCKHIVAAVLASGDVEAVDDDQSLDTLLETASVEELRTVLAEFANEDLRLRKHLYEVLGED; encoded by the coding sequence ATGACTTCACGTACGGTAACGATCGAGGGGATATTCCCCGAGGATAGTTCGTCAGTGATCGGAACGTGTTGGGACATCGTGAGCGATCCGACCAAGTGGTTCCCGATCGGGTGGCCAGAGCAGGGATGGATTCACCGTCGGTCAGCTGATCCCTTTATCCCTGGAGACGAGCCCGTTGTAGACGCATTTCCTCGGCTTCAGACACAGACACCAGCTAACTCAGTTGACCTCGAGACGCTTCGACAGATAACCGAGCCAGGCCGCTATGACCGAGGAACCCGCTACTACGAACGTGGGTCGGTGACGGATATCGAGTACATCGACGATTCCCTCCAGGCGACAGTCCAAGGGAGCCGTCCATACGATGTCCGAGTTACACTCTCACAAGGAAGCTATGTCAGCGGCCAGTGTAGCTGCCCCGATGATGCAGCGCCCTGTAAGCATATCGTTGCCGCCGTGTTGGCTAGCGGTGACGTTGAAGCTGTCGACGATGATCAGTCGCTAGATACCCTCCTTGAAACGGCGTCCGTTGAAGAGCTTCGGACCGTGCTTGCTGAGTTCGCGAACGAAGACCTGAGACTCCGGAAACACCTCTATGAGGTGCTTGGCGAAGACTGA
- a CDS encoding TRIC cation channel family protein — protein sequence MGQDLLGVLFGDPFAVMNTIGLLAFALVGSSKAIREEFDLLGITVVGLAMAFAGGATRDLLVARVPLALQSPIEIALGLLGIGLAIALSVVLSSPDTHPITLVADAIGLAAFTTTGAIIATEVGVSAFGVVVIATINAVGGGAFADILLDRSPFILFDDFYASCAVLGGSTYFLAGVVGVSGSTAAGICAVVTVLTRLAAVTRDWNLPTVQGLGLLEQ from the coding sequence ATGGGGCAGGACCTCCTCGGAGTATTGTTCGGCGATCCGTTCGCGGTGATGAACACGATCGGTTTACTCGCGTTCGCTCTCGTCGGATCATCGAAGGCGATTCGTGAGGAGTTCGACCTGCTCGGAATTACTGTCGTCGGACTGGCGATGGCATTCGCTGGCGGAGCGACGCGCGATCTCCTTGTGGCGCGAGTTCCGTTAGCGCTTCAGTCCCCGATCGAAATCGCTCTGGGACTGCTCGGAATCGGCTTAGCGATCGCACTGAGTGTTGTCCTTTCGTCTCCAGATACGCATCCGATCACGCTCGTCGCGGACGCTATCGGGCTCGCCGCGTTTACGACAACCGGTGCCATCATCGCCACCGAAGTGGGCGTTTCAGCATTTGGTGTCGTCGTTATTGCAACGATCAATGCAGTCGGTGGTGGTGCGTTCGCCGATATTCTTCTGGATCGATCCCCGTTTATCCTCTTCGACGATTTCTACGCGAGTTGTGCGGTGCTGGGCGGAAGTACATACTTTCTAGCGGGAGTCGTCGGCGTCTCTGGGAGTACCGCTGCCGGAATATGCGCGGTCGTTACCGTGCTAACACGGTTAGCTGCGGTCACTCGTGACTGGAACCTTCCGACAGTACAGGGATTAGGACTCCTTGAACAGTAA
- a CDS encoding HTH domain-containing protein — protein MSLATALASPRLLNRALTDNRLESLEDPPPILRDARCIGALSDEALEDPKTIREAFIEWGTDLEDLTAKLSAGEYEDRNRFRSEIMRSAHGLAGSIVHLFDALGIGITRELRVPAGLDTDALNELATSISISTAIQSKYGAFACYRQLFEAREEKRRTALSPTVDADDPLGTLIGSLVVRGEDVHRLRPYLEQSLETPAAIADDAPEFAVYVSLSTVDRAAYAATATRILQPKNLRPTRDAVSLLHALTDSPYATAQALQQLADEEECRELRPDELRYVLGTLKPDQLLSDLPPTVGRIIHTLLTAENRLSQRELADQADVSARTIRKYRNRLETFDLIRVDESGYRLTLSFQTASERRDSVVPTVLEENQTLLDAADTFLETILPPNRYGDPDDSLGGVLFWPPDPSRLLDHHRVGPWLRLAAALTAIGSTGNNRVVQMGPPLEQQALPESLT, from the coding sequence GTGAGTCTCGCGACAGCGTTAGCCTCGCCGCGATTGCTCAACCGAGCGCTCACCGACAACCGTCTCGAGTCACTGGAAGACCCGCCGCCAATCTTGCGAGACGCTCGTTGTATCGGTGCGCTCTCGGATGAAGCACTCGAGGATCCCAAAACGATTCGTGAGGCGTTCATCGAGTGGGGCACTGACCTCGAGGACCTCACCGCGAAACTCTCCGCCGGTGAGTACGAGGATCGCAACCGCTTCCGCAGCGAGATTATGCGCTCCGCTCACGGGCTTGCTGGCTCGATCGTGCACTTGTTCGACGCTCTCGGGATCGGCATTACTCGGGAACTCCGAGTACCGGCTGGGCTCGATACCGACGCGCTGAACGAACTCGCAACGTCGATCAGTATTTCGACGGCAATTCAGTCGAAATACGGTGCGTTCGCCTGCTATCGGCAGCTGTTCGAAGCTCGAGAAGAGAAGCGTCGCACCGCACTCTCACCGACCGTCGATGCAGACGATCCGCTGGGTACGCTCATTGGCTCTTTGGTCGTTCGCGGAGAGGATGTCCACCGACTCCGCCCGTACCTCGAGCAATCGCTCGAGACACCAGCAGCGATCGCTGATGACGCTCCCGAGTTCGCGGTCTACGTCTCCCTCTCGACGGTCGATCGGGCCGCCTACGCGGCGACTGCGACGCGGATCCTGCAGCCGAAAAACCTGCGACCGACTCGAGACGCTGTCTCGCTGCTCCACGCACTAACTGACTCACCGTACGCCACTGCCCAAGCACTGCAGCAACTAGCCGACGAAGAGGAATGTCGCGAGCTCCGGCCGGACGAACTCCGCTATGTGTTGGGAACGCTCAAGCCCGACCAGTTGCTCTCCGATCTCCCACCGACAGTCGGTCGAATAATCCATACGCTTCTCACAGCCGAAAACCGCCTGTCACAGCGCGAGCTTGCCGACCAAGCAGATGTCTCAGCACGGACAATTCGGAAGTATCGCAACCGACTCGAGACGTTCGATCTCATTCGCGTCGACGAGAGCGGGTACCGCCTAACGCTATCGTTCCAAACCGCTTCCGAACGCCGTGATTCGGTTGTTCCAACTGTCCTCGAGGAGAACCAGACGCTCCTCGACGCCGCCGACACCTTTCTCGAGACGATCCTGCCGCCAAATCGATACGGTGATCCTGACGACTCACTCGGTGGTGTGCTGTTTTGGCCACCGGATCCGTCGCGATTACTCGATCACCACCGAGTTGGTCCGTGGCTGCGACTAGCAGCTGCGCTCACAGCAATAGGATCTACCGGGAACAACCGGGTGGTGCAGATGGGCCCACCGCTCGAGCAGCAAGCCCTTCCGGAATCCCTGACATGA
- a CDS encoding MarR family transcriptional regulator, protein MAIKNAIVLTPDKLNSTDERLLDVLSDGRVTPQYAADQLDVSRTYASERLKRLVEHGHVEKLAPGLYELVDDPRQITDS, encoded by the coding sequence ATGGCGATAAAAAACGCAATAGTGCTCACACCGGATAAGCTAAATAGTACAGATGAACGGTTGCTTGATGTACTCAGTGACGGGCGAGTGACCCCGCAATACGCTGCAGATCAACTCGATGTTTCACGGACATACGCTAGCGAACGGCTGAAGCGACTCGTTGAGCATGGCCATGTCGAGAAACTCGCACCTGGCCTCTATGAACTTGTCGACGATCCTCGTCAAATAACTGATTCATAG
- a CDS encoding helix-turn-helix domain-containing protein, with protein sequence MYDIDGEGLDTLGTSADELAAIGQLLNQSRLAHIWYTLYVEGNIVEEGDNPFLGDGLTVPELEEHLEVPQSTLYNDIEELVDIGAVEVASDSQPKGYKANFLEAEGTIVEEIDEEDAIVNPLLIGLVGQAYADEEVEEFLDEHGHDAVWEALLFYRAKAGGQTELGYTDLIPDIPDDQLETIEPSLRHILRQMSRDPLWSGDYSEVLNISK encoded by the coding sequence ATGTATGATATAGACGGTGAGGGGCTAGATACACTTGGAACGAGTGCGGATGAACTCGCTGCTATCGGCCAACTGCTCAATCAATCTCGACTCGCACACATTTGGTATACCCTCTACGTAGAGGGGAACATCGTTGAAGAGGGTGACAATCCGTTCCTCGGGGATGGGCTAACTGTTCCCGAGCTAGAAGAACACTTGGAGGTCCCGCAGTCGACACTATACAACGACATCGAGGAACTCGTCGACATAGGCGCAGTAGAAGTAGCCTCAGACTCCCAACCAAAGGGATACAAGGCCAATTTCCTTGAAGCAGAAGGGACCATCGTCGAGGAAATCGATGAAGAAGATGCAATTGTCAACCCTCTGCTGATTGGACTGGTCGGGCAAGCATACGCCGATGAGGAGGTTGAGGAATTCCTCGACGAACACGGACACGACGCCGTCTGGGAGGCACTTCTGTTCTACAGAGCGAAGGCTGGCGGTCAGACAGAACTCGGGTACACCGACCTTATCCCCGACATCCCCGACGACCAGTTGGAGACAATTGAGCCCTCGCTACGGCACATCCTCAGGCAGATGTCACGAGACCCGCTCTGGAGCGGGGATTACTCAGAGGTATTGAACATAAGCAAATAG
- a CDS encoding PQQ-binding-like beta-propeller repeat protein, with protein MSNTHFTRRHLLQLTAGYGTTSVWPTDHAQQTTSRDDSTPERWRFETGGFISASPTIVDGILYIGSHDSQIYAIDVSTGQAVWTVSTEGEVGSSVTVVDETVYVGSRDENVYALDAETGEKRWVSNIGSSILMSSPTAGDDSVYVGDFSGDVHALDMVTGRETWTYETGGSIQRSSPTVVADTVYIGSADNHLYALDATNGNEQWAFETGGEVRSSPTVVKGNVYVGSFDDSIYAVDVATGEEIWSVDTDGHIGTSSPTVADHTVYIGGYNADVYALDASTGEQQWTFTTSTTVDSSPTVVDGIVYVGDSSPHGAPNLYAIDAVRGHLIWQYKTDGPVSSSPTAVDGTVYIGSYDSLVYAFPTDVDGSSEGSRVLLGTLGHHDSLRRGGPVTLPHMITRYWRIS; from the coding sequence ATGTCCAACACACACTTCACGCGCCGTCACCTCCTGCAACTAACCGCCGGATATGGGACTACATCCGTCTGGCCCACCGATCACGCACAGCAAACTACGAGCCGTGATGATAGTACTCCCGAACGGTGGCGATTTGAAACTGGTGGGTTCATTTCCGCATCGCCGACGATCGTTGATGGCATTCTGTATATCGGAAGCCATGACAGTCAGATCTATGCAATTGACGTAAGCACTGGTCAAGCAGTGTGGACTGTCTCGACCGAGGGTGAGGTGGGATCATCGGTAACAGTGGTTGATGAAACCGTCTACGTGGGCAGTCGCGATGAGAACGTCTACGCGCTCGATGCTGAGACAGGAGAGAAACGCTGGGTCTCCAACATCGGATCAAGTATTCTGATGTCATCACCGACTGCTGGTGATGATTCCGTGTATGTCGGGGATTTCAGTGGGGATGTCCATGCACTAGATATGGTGACCGGTCGCGAAACCTGGACGTACGAGACCGGTGGAAGTATTCAACGATCGTCGCCAACAGTAGTTGCTGACACCGTCTATATCGGGAGTGCCGATAACCACCTCTACGCGCTCGATGCCACAAATGGTAATGAACAGTGGGCGTTCGAAACTGGTGGCGAGGTACGTTCGTCACCAACAGTCGTGAAGGGGAATGTCTACGTCGGGAGTTTCGATGACTCAATTTACGCAGTCGATGTCGCAACGGGGGAGGAAATCTGGAGCGTTGACACTGACGGCCACATCGGGACCTCATCACCGACGGTCGCGGACCACACCGTGTATATCGGCGGGTATAATGCCGATGTGTACGCACTTGATGCCAGTACTGGCGAGCAGCAGTGGACGTTCACAACCAGTACGACTGTGGATTCATCGCCAACTGTCGTTGATGGCATCGTCTACGTCGGGGATTCGTCACCGCATGGTGCCCCAAATCTGTATGCGATCGACGCGGTACGCGGCCATCTCATCTGGCAGTACAAAACTGACGGCCCTGTCTCCTCGTCCCCAACAGCGGTTGATGGAACCGTCTACATTGGGAGTTACGACTCGTTGGTGTACGCGTTCCCGACAGACGTTGATGGATCAAGTGAAGGATCACGAGTGTTACTCGGTACACTCGGCCATCACGATAGTCTCCGCCGTGGTGGTCCCGTCACCCTCCCACATATGATCACTCGCTACTGGCGGATTTCGTGA
- a CDS encoding PKD domain-containing protein → MIDTDKPTVNEPVAFDASASTVEDGKIVAYKWDFTGDGTADRTGQSVEHAFSDRGLHPISLTVVDETGAKDTVQRALSVTPRESDLSIAIVDTNSPVEGGDRLMITVEVTNTGEIAHRPEITAIFNEEKRGGIKTTVEPGKTETHSFGYRTYPVKDEVDIPIHAEIETDTATKTVTVRAVDELESTYTSPSSELTIQPATQVMFEIDTTVMKPEGTIQWYVDGSHHPTQGAVWPFMYADKVGREFFSYLFESPGTHEITAAVVRDDRNRAMRWTITVTDSGAIPPRIDAARPVTSELAADGQYTLELDISSPTTDLDRVVWWMTQADTIIGITEVSSRNDTASLEIDGGCLSCQIEAWAITENNTYTSIIPWQFKDGEDSARNLDKRRGIDVLVLETNSPIVEGEAVKVRAMLENTESTQVTREVELTLGEKPTVVESQTVTMAAGTTDEIVLTSTVPSALKGEWISFRVQSDTHQNDGVIHVEQKNTETHDRITSFTGDRDISNPWPD, encoded by the coding sequence GTGATCGACACGGACAAACCAACGGTCAACGAGCCGGTCGCCTTTGATGCGTCAGCGTCAACGGTGGAAGACGGTAAGATCGTAGCGTACAAGTGGGATTTCACCGGTGATGGGACCGCTGATCGCACCGGGCAAAGTGTTGAACATGCGTTTTCTGACAGAGGATTACACCCTATTTCGCTTACTGTGGTTGACGAAACGGGAGCCAAAGATACTGTCCAACGGGCTCTCTCCGTCACGCCTCGCGAGAGCGACCTCTCGATAGCAATTGTTGACACAAACAGCCCGGTTGAAGGCGGTGACAGATTGATGATCACAGTCGAAGTCACGAATACTGGTGAAATAGCACATCGACCAGAGATTACAGCCATCTTTAACGAAGAAAAGAGAGGCGGGATCAAAACGACCGTCGAACCGGGGAAAACAGAGACCCACTCATTCGGCTATCGAACCTACCCCGTGAAAGACGAGGTGGATATCCCGATCCATGCTGAGATTGAAACGGACACAGCCACCAAAACAGTCACCGTTCGTGCTGTCGACGAGTTGGAGTCCACGTATACATCTCCGTCCTCCGAACTCACTATCCAGCCTGCTACACAGGTTATGTTCGAGATTGACACCACGGTGATGAAACCAGAGGGAACCATCCAATGGTATGTTGATGGTAGCCACCATCCGACTCAGGGTGCAGTGTGGCCGTTCATGTATGCCGATAAAGTTGGACGTGAATTCTTCTCGTATCTGTTTGAGTCTCCCGGCACCCACGAAATTACCGCAGCTGTTGTCAGAGACGATAGGAATCGTGCAATGCGGTGGACCATTACTGTGACCGACTCAGGGGCTATACCACCCAGAATTGATGCCGCTCGCCCAGTCACCAGCGAACTCGCAGCAGACGGACAGTATACACTCGAACTCGATATCTCGAGTCCGACAACCGATCTTGACCGGGTTGTGTGGTGGATGACACAGGCGGATACGATCATCGGTATCACCGAGGTCAGTAGTCGGAATGACACGGCGTCGCTCGAGATCGATGGTGGCTGTCTATCGTGCCAGATTGAAGCATGGGCAATTACTGAGAATAACACGTACACGTCGATCATTCCATGGCAGTTCAAAGACGGTGAAGACTCAGCGAGAAATCTCGATAAGAGAAGGGGCATCGACGTACTAGTTCTCGAGACGAACAGTCCAATTGTTGAGGGCGAGGCAGTGAAGGTAAGAGCAATGCTCGAAAACACCGAATCGACGCAAGTGACACGAGAGGTTGAACTTACGCTCGGTGAGAAGCCAACGGTCGTAGAGAGTCAGACAGTGACGATGGCGGCTGGCACGACAGATGAGATCGTACTCACGTCCACGGTGCCATCCGCGCTAAAAGGGGAATGGATTTCGTTTCGCGTTCAATCAGATACACATCAAAATGATGGAGTAATCCACGTAGAACAGAAGAATACCGAGACCCACGACAGAATCACGTCGTTCACCGGCGACCGCGATATAAGCAATCCGTGGCCCGACTGA